The window ATAATAATGTTCCCTTAAAATCATAAAAAAGATTGCTGAGGGATATTGAATGTGTCTAACCGGCCCGTTAGAATCGAGTTACTAAAATTCACCTTATCGTAGTAGAGGAAGTGAAAAATGACTAAACGTAATCAATCTTGGAATGAGAATAAATATAATCGGTTTATTAAAGAAGGACGGGGACAGGGAGCAGGTAAGGAATATAAACCATGGTTGACTATTCAGGATTTTCCTTCTATGGGGAGAGTATCACGAATACTAGGGTGGAAGAGTGGTAGAGTACATCATTTTTTTTCAGATTTGCAGGCTCGCTACTTTTATATGCTGGAGTGGGAAGATACAGTTGTTGACATTCGAGAACATTATCCCCTGTTGGACCTTGAAGATGCTATTCAACATAAATCAGATTTGAATTTCAAACTATTTACAGATAAAGATAGTGGATATCCATATACACTAAGCACTAATTTCCTAATAACGATAAACAGAGCAGATGGAGTTAATTTGCAATTAGCCAGAAGCATAAAAATGGCTTCGGAACTTGAGAAGAAAAAGACATTGGAAAGATTAGAGATTGAACGCCGATATTGGACGGAAAAAGGAATAGACTGGGGAGTTGTTACTCAAAAAGAAATTTCTAATGTGCTTGCAAAAAATATTGAATGGGTCCATTCCTGCTTATATTCATATGCTGAAAGAGGTTTTACACAGGATGAACTGATTTATTTAGGCAACTCTTTAATAGAAAGATTAGTAGATGCCAAGCATTCAATTAGAAAGATTACCGCTGACTTTGACAAGGAATTTAATTACGATTCAGGAACAGCGTTGTTCGTGTTTAAGTTTTTAATTGCTTCCAAACAGATTGGGATAGATATGACTAACCAAATTGACGTAAATCTATCCAATCCAACAATAGAAGTAAAGTCACGAGTTACGAATGAGGAGGTAAAAAGAAAATGCTTGTAGTTAATAATCTTATTTCCTTTCCTGATTCAGATAACGAGAAAGTAGTAGAAAGGGTATTATGGCTTAATAAAGAACATGATTATGGGTATTTTTTTAATATTCATACCACCTCTTTGCCCTATGAAAGGAATATTTCAGAAGTGGAAGAGGGGCTTAACAAGGGTAGCATAATTCTTGTTGAAAAGGACCCATTCAGTCGGTTGATAAATGAAAATGATATTCCTGAAAAACATCTGTCCTTACGTGACAGTACTTGGGAAATTATAAAGGATATTGTGAAGTTAGAGCCATTTGTCTACCACTCTGCAGAAAGAAGAAAATTAATTCTAAAAAAGAGTGAAGCCCACAATATTCATGAAAGTACTATTATCCGCTATTTAAAGAAGTATTGGCAACGCGGTAAAACAAAAAATGCCCTTTTACCTGATTATTATCTGTGTGGAGGTAAAGGTAAGGAAAAGAAGGCTAATGAGGTAAAAAGAGGAAGGCCTAGAAAGCATGGACAGGTAACAGGCGAAGGAATAAATATTGATGAAAATATCAAAAAAATCTTTAGAACGGCAATAAATAAACATTATTACTCCTCTGCAGAAAAATCCCTAACTCTTACTTATGAATTAATGTTAAAAGAGTATTTTAGTATAGATAGTAAAGTGAAAGGGAAGGTGGAAATACCCGTAATAAACTCCTATGGAAAGTTACCATCACTAAATCAATTTAGGTATTGGTTTGAAAAGGAAAGAGACATCAAAAAAGAAATCGGCCAGAGAAAAGGTCGAAAAAATTATGAACAAAATCATAGAGCAATTATTGGGGAATCTACAACAGAAGCATTAGGCCCCGGTGCAGTTTATCAGATTGACGCAACAGTTGGCGACTTGTACTTGTTATCAAGATTTAACCGGGACTGGATAATTGGACGACCTATAATTTATTCAGTAATGGATGTTTATAGCAGAATGATCGTTGGTCTATATATTGGATTGGAAGGTCCATCTTGGGCGGGTGCAATGATGGCTTTGGCTAATGCTGCTTCTGATAAAGTAAGTTTTTGTCGGGACTTCGGAATTGAGATTGAAAAACATGAGTGGCCAGTCGCACATCTTCCAGAATCTATATTGGCTGACCGAGGAGAATTAGAGGGAAGTAAAGTTGAGCCCCTAATTAATAACTTCGGAATAAAAATTTTAAATACACCTTCTTACAGGGCTGACTTAAAGGGAATAATTGAACAACATTTTCGAGTGACCAATACAAGAACGAAGGCTTTTCTACCGGGTGCTGTAAAGCCTGTTAAAGAACGTGGTGATCGTGATTACCGTTTGGAGGCACAGTTGGATATTTACCAGTTTACTCAAGTGATTATCAAATGTGTTTTATATCATAATAATCAACATTATCTTACAAACTATCAGCGTGAAGAAATGATGGTGGAGGACGGAATAGAGTCTATTCCAATACAACTCTGGAAATGGGGGATAAACAACAAATCTGGAAAGTTACGTCATGTTTCAGAGGATGTTGTAAAACTCAATCTCATGCCAACGGGCAAGGCTACCGTAACTGCAAAGGGGATTGCGTATAAAGGATTACTCTATGGTTCAAAACAGTCTTTAAAGGAAAGATGGTTTGAAAAGGCACGGAACCGGGGCACTTGGAAAATTGAAATAAGTTATGATCCAAGAAATATGGATTATTTATATTTACGGGATGAAAATGGATTGAGTTTTGATAAATGCTTTTTATTGGAACATCAGCAACGATATAAGGGCAAGGTAGTTGAAGAAATTAATTACTTGCTAGAATACGAAAAACTGAAAGAAAAGCAGCACAAGGAGAAAGCAATACAGTCAAAAGTAGATTTAAACACAGAAATTGAAGAGATTGTAAAACAGGCTAAAATGGAAACATCTCAAAAACAAACGGATGTAATTAGTAAAAGGGGCAGAATAGGGAGCATTCGAGCAAACCGTGCTATTGAAAAAATGATACAACGTGATGAAGAGGCTTTTGAATTAAATAAAGTTAATATAGAAAACTCTAAGATTGTTCCTTTTAATCAATCAGAAAGTGATGAATTTATGGGAGATTCAGGGTTTGATTTGTTGTTGAGAAAGCAGAAGGAGGCTTTAAAAAAGAAAGATGAATAAAATTATTATTCCAAATGGCAGTGATGCTGTTGTTGCTGAATACGGGGAACAGGTTATCAAGGAATATAGTGGGAATCCTTTCATTGAAGCACTTCCTTCTATACTCTCTACAGAGGAAGCCATTGAAAAAATGGCTATATATGCTGAATACAACCCAAAAGAAAGAATGCTAGATAAACATTATCGCATTCATTTGGTTCAAAGATTATTCCAATGTTTTCAACCGTTATGGATACACTTGGATTTGGAAAGTAGAATCTCTAGGGTAATTCGACAGGGATATTTGGCAAGAAATCCTTTTCGAGCCGGGTATGCACAGGGCTTG is drawn from Bacillus xiapuensis and contains these coding sequences:
- a CDS encoding TnsA endonuclease C-terminal domain-containing protein, producing the protein MTKRNQSWNENKYNRFIKEGRGQGAGKEYKPWLTIQDFPSMGRVSRILGWKSGRVHHFFSDLQARYFYMLEWEDTVVDIREHYPLLDLEDAIQHKSDLNFKLFTDKDSGYPYTLSTNFLITINRADGVNLQLARSIKMASELEKKKTLERLEIERRYWTEKGIDWGVVTQKEISNVLAKNIEWVHSCLYSYAERGFTQDELIYLGNSLIERLVDAKHSIRKITADFDKEFNYDSGTALFVFKFLIASKQIGIDMTNQIDVNLSNPTIEVKSRVTNEEVKRKCL
- a CDS encoding Mu transposase C-terminal domain-containing protein, translating into MLVVNNLISFPDSDNEKVVERVLWLNKEHDYGYFFNIHTTSLPYERNISEVEEGLNKGSIILVEKDPFSRLINENDIPEKHLSLRDSTWEIIKDIVKLEPFVYHSAERRKLILKKSEAHNIHESTIIRYLKKYWQRGKTKNALLPDYYLCGGKGKEKKANEVKRGRPRKHGQVTGEGINIDENIKKIFRTAINKHYYSSAEKSLTLTYELMLKEYFSIDSKVKGKVEIPVINSYGKLPSLNQFRYWFEKERDIKKEIGQRKGRKNYEQNHRAIIGESTTEALGPGAVYQIDATVGDLYLLSRFNRDWIIGRPIIYSVMDVYSRMIVGLYIGLEGPSWAGAMMALANAASDKVSFCRDFGIEIEKHEWPVAHLPESILADRGELEGSKVEPLINNFGIKILNTPSYRADLKGIIEQHFRVTNTRTKAFLPGAVKPVKERGDRDYRLEAQLDIYQFTQVIIKCVLYHNNQHYLTNYQREEMMVEDGIESIPIQLWKWGINNKSGKLRHVSEDVVKLNLMPTGKATVTAKGIAYKGLLYGSKQSLKERWFEKARNRGTWKIEISYDPRNMDYLYLRDENGLSFDKCFLLEHQQRYKGKVVEEINYLLEYEKLKEKQHKEKAIQSKVDLNTEIEEIVKQAKMETSQKQTDVISKRGRIGSIRANRAIEKMIQRDEEAFELNKVNIENSKIVPFNQSESDEFMGDSGFDLLLRKQKEALKKKDE